A stretch of Coccidioides posadasii str. Silveira chromosome 2, complete sequence DNA encodes these proteins:
- the HPT1 gene encoding hypoxanthine-guanine phosphoribosyltransferase (EggNog:ENOG410PIW2~COG:S~BUSCO:13159at33183) — MSEKFYVTYNQVHKLCQQSADRILKDFRPNLMIAIGGGGYVPARILRSFLKQPGAPNIPIQAIGLSLYEDLGKGDIEAPGTKVTRTQWLDMSSLEMANLIGKNVLIVDEVDDTRTTLEYAVRELEKDVELAQKQLGRQGEKTTFSIFVLHNKNKEKKGKLPPEMLKEDRYLAAVTTDDVWICYPWEAKDIEEHDRLAVEHPLVS, encoded by the exons ATGTCGGAAAAATTCTACGTTACATATAACCAG GTGCATAAACTATGCCAGCAGTCGGCGGATAGAATCCTAAAGGATTTTCGCCCCAATCTTATGATCGCCattggaggaggaggatatGTACCAGCGAGAATATTGAG ATCGTTCCTTAAGCAACCTGGCGCTCCTAATATTCCTATCCAAGCCATCGGTCTCTCCCTCTACGAGGATCTTGGCAAAGGTGATATCGAAGCTCCGGGTACCAAGGTTACAAGAACACAATGGCTTGATATGAGCTCCCTGGAGATGGCAAACTTGATTGGGAAAAATGTCTTGATTGTAGACGAAGTTGACGATACTCGGACGACTTTGGAGTACGCAGTCAGGGAGCTAGAGAAGGACGTGGAGCTCGCACAAAAGCAACTTGGTCGCCAGGGAGAGAAGACCACTTTTTCGATATTTGTTCTTCAT aataaaaataaagagaaGAAGGGGAAGCTACCCCCAGAAATGTTGAAAGAAGACAGATATCTTGCTGCTGTCACCACAGATGATGTCTGGATATGTTATCCATGGGAAGCTAA GGACATCGAAGAGCACGACAGACTCGCTGTGGAACACCCATTGGTGTCATAA